The stretch of DNA AGATGTGTTTGCCGTTGGCAATTTTCTGCGGCACGTCCATGTCAATACGCGTCGGAGTACTTTGGCAGTTCAGAACCAAACGCGAAGATGCGCTGTCGCTCGGAACGCCACCAATAATACCCACCATCGATGAAATCGCATCGTCTAGCGTCGCGCCGGATGTCGAGTCGGAAACGCTCGGAAGCGAGTTGGCGAGCAGGCCGTTCATGGCAACGAACAGTTGGTCACGCTGACTGGTGACCGATTTGCAGAACGAATCTGCCAAAGAAGAAATCGGATTGACGCTTTGGCTCGTCACGCGAGCGACGAAGTCGTCGGCCGAAGCAGGACCGGTGACCGAAAGATCACCTTGATGGTAGGGACGTTCGCCAAGATGAAAGTACTCGTCAATCTTCCAAAACCGTCCCAGGGCGACGCACCATGACGCGGCGCGACGCAAGTCACGGAAACTATCGCAAACACGGCCGGGCCAGTGAACGAGTAGCCCAGTTGAAACCTCACCATTGTCGATGGACTCGCCAAGTTTAGTACCGATGGTGAGGAATGACGAATCGCTTGCTGCGTCGATCGGCTTGGCGGTCAACGCTTCAATATCGCCGCCCGGAATAGGTAACGTCACTTTCGCTTCCTCGCCGAAGCCGGAGCCAGCCGCAAAGTTGATGGGGATAATTCCGCTGTACCCGAGCCTCGCGACTTCACCAAGCAGATCCGACGGCGTGTCACCATCGAGCCTTGCGTAAACTCGCGGAGCAGCGCCGATGCAACGCACTGCTAGTTCGTGTGACTGCGTGAATGCTGCGGCGGCGTCGGCAAAACTAAGCGTATCGAACTGAAGGTTCTTCTCGGGACCGCCAGCAGCCCAGCCCAGGTCCTGGTCACGCAAACGACTTTGCACGGCTGTTGTTGTTTCGTCGGCTTGGGAAGCGAAGTACTCGAGCGCGGATGTGTCCAGCAAAGCATTGATGGGTGTAGGCAAAACCGAGCTTTCATCGGCACTCTCGGACGCATGCAGCGGAGCGTTGGCTAGTTGCGCAATCGCACTCGCCGCCGTCGAGCCAGTCACCAGCATCAGGTCGACCAAGTGAGGGTCGGACGTGAAATAATGGTCGCGTTCTTCGGCCAAAGCGTCGAAGACCTCGTGTAACGCTTCAATCGCTTCCTGGGTTCGCTTCTCGACGAAGGCGGTAGCGGCAGCAACGAGGCGGCTTTCAAAATGGATTTGGTCGAGGTTGCTGGTGTACCGCAGGCGGCGAGTCATGATTTGAACTTGCAGCGACGTGTAAGCAGCAGCATAGAAGTCGTCGACGCCAATCGTGCGTTCAGTGTGAGGTTGGTCGCCGAAGGTTTGATCGCTAACGGGTTCAAGACCCAGAGCCGCCGCCATCTCGTCTCGGTTAGCTCCGCTGATCCACTTTGCACCGGCGGCTTTCGCTCGGTCGATGTAGCCCGGGGGCAATTTAGCTTCGGACGGCGAGGGAACCGCGATCACTCGACCGGCAAAGTCCGTAGCGTGGGTCGTGGAGTGATCGTCTAGTGAATCCACGTTCGGATTGGGCGCGGCGTCCAAATTGGGTTCGGGCGGCGCGTCAGCCCGGTACCACTGCGGAACCTGCCCGCTGCGTGCGATCAATTCCGGGTGCCAAAGCACGGTCCAAGCCGCCAAAAGGCTACAAGCGTCACGATCGCTAAGATCGGACGGGAAGTCTTCCAGCGTCGAGACAGGAATCAAGACGCAGCACTCTTGAGCAGTAGCCATGGATCGGAAAAAAATTTGACGTGTGGGTTGCAAAACGAATAGACTGAGGGGGTGAGTGAACAAAGCACTCACGTACTTATCCCCTTACTTTTCAACAACTTATCGGCCATCAGCGGCGTTACCACCCGGCAGTCACTCGAACTGCCTTCACGGCAAAATTTGGCAAACCTTGGACCGACAAGGGCGGCACAATTAATCGTAATCAACACAGCTTTGATTCGGTTTACAAGCCCAACGAGGTTCAGTTCGCAAGGTTCCGTCGGGAAGGTTGGGTCCACGAGGTCGGCAAATTCCCATTCACGACAGGGATTCACAGTCAAATTCTGGGTGTGAATTCCAGTGTGGATCACAACGTCGATCCGGGTTTCGAGGCGTTCCCCAACACCACCAAAGGGTTCGTGGCTGATTCCAAAACCGATAACCGGCAATGAAACGCAGGCGAATTGGCATCCCGAGCCTAATAAAGGGCGCGAAATGACGTCATTCTCTGTAAACTAGTGCTTTAACAGACAAATAAGACCCCCTGGGGTCACTGGCCTACGTTGACGTTCGAGGTTCGAATGCGGCGTGGGGCGACTTAGCGTCGACCAGTGGGCCACTCATTTCGATGCAGGTCCGATCGACGGGACCCATCAAAGACAATGATTTCGACGACATGAATTCGACGATGATTTCGGCAACTTTTTCAACTTTGAACTGATTCAATATGGCAAGCTCAAGCAATGGCGTTTGGGGAATTGAAGTCGGACAAACGGCTCTCAAAGCGCTCCACTGCACTCTTTCACATGGCGAAGTGATCGCGGACGCGTTCGACTTGATCGAATACCCCAAGATCCTCAGCCAACCCGAGTCGGATCCCGAGGAGCTGATTCACGACGCTCTCGTCCAGTTGCTCGAACGCAACGACGCATCCGGTTCGGACAAGGTCTGCATCAGTGTGCCGGGCCAAAGCGGTCTGGCGAAGTTCTTCAAGCCGCCGCCGGTCGAAGTCAAGAAAATCGCCGACATCGTTCGCTACGAAGCACGTCAACAAATCCCGTTTGACTTGGCCGACGTGGTTTGGGATTTCCAGATGATGCCGGGCAGCATGGTCGAAGAAGGCTATGCCCTGGAAAGCGAAGTTGGTTTGTTCGCCATGAAACGCGAAATGGCATACCGCCAACTCGCGCCATTCCAAAAAGTGGATTTGGAAGTTGACCAAGTGCAACTTGCTCCGCTGGCACTCTACAACATGGTCGCCTATGACCGGATGCACGAACGCGTCGACAACGACGTGTTCGACGTCGATAACCCACCGCCGTCAACAGTCTTGTTGTCGATCGGCACTGACAGCAGTGACTTGATTATCACGAACGGTTTTCGAATCTGGCAACGTAGCATGCCGATTGGCGGCAATCACTTTACTCGTCAGTTGACCAAGGATCTGAAGTTGACCTTCGCTAAGGCGGAGCACCTCAAACGAAACGCACGGGAAGCCGTTGATCCGAAGTTAATCTTCCAAACCATGCGCCCGGTCTTCAATGACTTGGTGACGGAGGTGCAGCGATCGATCGGTTTCTTCCGAAGCATCGACAAGAAGGCCGAGATCGGCGAGATGTTGATCGCCGGCAATACCGTGAAAATGCCGGGCTTGGCAGCCTACCTGGGTAAGAACCTTGGGTTCGACGTCGACGTCATTGATCGTTTCAATCGCCTTGGCGGTGAAGACGTGATGGCGATTCCAACGTTCCGCGACAATGCACCGACGTTTGCTGTTTGCTATGGACTGTGTTTGCAGGGTCTGGGTGTGTCGCAGGTCCATGCCAGCTTGGTGCCCCGCGAAATTCTGACCCAGCGACTCATTCGCGCCAAAAAGCCCTGGACGATTGCTGCCTTAGCCGCGTTGTTGATGGGGATGACGGGGCACTACATGTTCACTCAAAAAAGTTGGGCGACGACCGAAGACGAATTGTGGAAACGGGCAACGACTGCAGTATCAACCACTTCGTCCTATTCGAGCCAACAAATTTCCGAAGACAGCATGCTTGAAGCAAAGCTGAAGTACCTCAACCAAATGGGGAAAGAGGTCTCCGGAAACGCCGAACGGCGTTTGAAATGGCTCGAAATATTAAAGATCGTCAACGACGCGGTGCCTCGCTTGGATCCCAACGGTGGCAAGGACATCAAAAAGTATGAGGATCGCAAAGACATTCAAGTAGAACAGATCGAAACGAAGTACTTCGAAGATCTGAAGAAAGAATGGTTCACCGCGGAACTTGCTGATCGTTATCGCAGCGAAGTTCGCGACTGGCGACAAGTGATTGGAAAGCCACTTACTGAAGAAGAGTTAGAGGCACTTGAAAAAGACAAGGGGCCGACGGGACCGGGCTGGGTCATTCAGTTGACATGCTACCACTACTACAACAGCGAAGAACGAGAACGACTTGGTACCGAAGAGAACAACCATGTTCGTCGCTACATGACCACCAACTTCATGGAGAAGTCGGTCGAAGTTCCGGTGGGCAAAGATGAAAAAGGCGCACCGATCTTCGAGAGTTTTACCATGAAAGAGATGGGGCTGTCCTATCCATTGCTGCTGAACGTCGAAGAAGCGAAATGGGAAACCATACCAAATCCTGACTACGAACCAGATGACACCGCAGCGATGATGGGCGGTCCAATGGGCGGTCCAATGGGAGGCCCCATGGGCGGCTTCGGAGGTCCTGCGGCGGGCAGAAACGACAAGCCCGATGAGGATGTTGAGCTGCCCACGATCCGAGTCAAGAAACTGGACTTCATTTTCCAAGTGGCTTGGCAACCGAACGAATTGACAGACCGCCTCGAAGCAAAACGGCTCGCTGAAGAAGAAGCTGAAAAAGAAGCGAAGAACGGAAACAAAGTTGCAGCCAATTAACGACTGTTAGTCTGCAATCCCATTGCATCGACGATCATCCTGATCGCCGAAACACATCACCTCAACTACACCACCCCACTGCCGAGTCGATCGTCATGGATCAAGTCAAAGAACAACTCGCTATCGTCTTGAAGTACGGATTCTGGATCGGCTGTTCCTTCGTCCTGCTGCTGTCGTCTTACTTCTGGTATTCCGCCACTTCGGCACTCGACCAAGAGCGTGTCTCGCAGACTAGAAAAATCGAAGGGGCAATCAGCGAAGTGGCGAGTGTGGAAGCCAAGCTGTCTACGCATCCCAATGCGGTTTCTCACGCGCAGATGCAGGATTTGATCACGAGACGGCAAGACGATGTGCTTGAGTCCTGGGACAACCTGTTTGAACGACAACAGGAAATTTTGACTTGGCCGACTGAAGAGTTAAAGGAAGACTTC from Rubripirellula amarantea encodes:
- the pilM gene encoding pilus assembly protein PilM produces the protein MASSSNGVWGIEVGQTALKALHCTLSHGEVIADAFDLIEYPKILSQPESDPEELIHDALVQLLERNDASGSDKVCISVPGQSGLAKFFKPPPVEVKKIADIVRYEARQQIPFDLADVVWDFQMMPGSMVEEGYALESEVGLFAMKREMAYRQLAPFQKVDLEVDQVQLAPLALYNMVAYDRMHERVDNDVFDVDNPPPSTVLLSIGTDSSDLIITNGFRIWQRSMPIGGNHFTRQLTKDLKLTFAKAEHLKRNAREAVDPKLIFQTMRPVFNDLVTEVQRSIGFFRSIDKKAEIGEMLIAGNTVKMPGLAAYLGKNLGFDVDVIDRFNRLGGEDVMAIPTFRDNAPTFAVCYGLCLQGLGVSQVHASLVPREILTQRLIRAKKPWTIAALAALLMGMTGHYMFTQKSWATTEDELWKRATTAVSTTSSYSSQQISEDSMLEAKLKYLNQMGKEVSGNAERRLKWLEILKIVNDAVPRLDPNGGKDIKKYEDRKDIQVEQIETKYFEDLKKEWFTAELADRYRSEVRDWRQVIGKPLTEEELEALEKDKGPTGPGWVIQLTCYHYYNSEERERLGTEENNHVRRYMTTNFMEKSVEVPVGKDEKGAPIFESFTMKEMGLSYPLLLNVEEAKWETIPNPDYEPDDTAAMMGGPMGGPMGGPMGGFGGPAAGRNDKPDEDVELPTIRVKKLDFIFQVAWQPNELTDRLEAKRLAEEEAEKEAKNGNKVAAN